The Dasypus novemcinctus isolate mDasNov1 chromosome 12, mDasNov1.1.hap2, whole genome shotgun sequence genome includes a window with the following:
- the DNAJB7 gene encoding dnaJ homolog subfamily B member 7: MVDYYELLGVQRYATPEDIKKAYRKVALKWHPDKNPENKEEAERRFKEVAEAYEVLSNDEKRDIYDKYGKEGLKGGDGRHFDDPFEFGFTFRKPDDIFKEIFGEWDPFWFGFVEDSLEDLLNSPSCPYGSKSRGAGSFFSTFSEYPPFENRFSSYDTAYTSCGPLGNEGLSSFSSMVFDDSGIGNYISVTTSGKRVDDRDNNTKRITENNQESEEAEDNGELKSFLINGVADEDGFAEECSWRRQSFNNYSPNSYSPTHVPQYTFVDNDEQGIPWVTSNWDPSIFSAGFKEGGKRKKKHKEVHKKKSTKRNR; the protein is encoded by the coding sequence ATGGTAGATTATTATGAACTTCTAGGAGTGCAGAGATATGCTACACCTGAGGACATTAAAAAGGCTTATCGTAAAGTAGCCCTTAAATGGCACcctgataaaaatccagaaaacaaagaagaagcagAGAGAAGATTCAAAGAAGTAGCTGAGGCATATGAGGTACTATCAAATGATGAAAAACGGGATATTTATGATAAATATGGCAAAGAAGGATTAAAGGGTGGAGATGGAAGACATTTTGACGATCCTTTTGAGTTTGGCTTCACATTCCGTAAGCCAGATGAtatctttaaagaaatttttggtGAATGGGACCCATTTTGGTTTGGCTTTGTTGAAGACTCACTTGAGGACCTTTTAAATAGCCCAAGTTGTCCCTATGGAAGCAAAAGCAGAGGTGCAGGATCATTTTTCTCTACCTTCAGTGAATATCCACCTTTTGAGAACAGATTTTCTTCATATGATACAGCATATACATCATGTGGTCCACTGGGAAATGAGGGCCTTAGTTCATTCTCTTCTATGGTATTTGATGATAGTGGAATAGGCAATTACATATCTGTTACTACTTCAGGTAAAAGAGTTGATGACAGAGATAACAATACAAAGAGAATTACTGAGAataatcaagaaagtgaagaagcTGAAGACAATGGAGAGTTGAAATCCTTCTTAATAAATGGTGTAGCAGATGAAGATGGCTTTGCAGAAGAATGCAGCTGGAGAAGACAATCATTCAACAATTATTCCCCAAATTCCTACAGCCCTACACATGTACCTCAGTATACTTTTGTAGATAATGATGAACAAGGTATACCCTGGGTCACCAGCAACTGGGATCCCTCCATTTTCTCAGCAGGATTCAAAGAAGgtggtaagagaaaaaaaaagcacaaagagGTACATAAGAAGAAGTCAACCAAAAGGAACCGCTAA